From a region of the Paenibacillus lutimineralis genome:
- a CDS encoding phosphatidylglycerophosphatase A has protein sequence MDLEQPKARTPYSLNSKKVADATKAWLHKRGVKMEEIAELVFFLQQKYYPNLTMEECIHNVEQVLTKREVQNAVLTGIQLDILAEQGALIPELQDMISNDEGLYGVDEILAFSIVNVYGSIGFTNYGYVDKLKPGVLERLNDKSLGPVHTFLDDIVGAIAASASSRIAHRKQAERERDNGEEFIEEDHK, from the coding sequence ATAGACTTGGAACAACCAAAAGCAAGAACGCCTTATAGTCTTAACAGTAAAAAAGTCGCTGACGCCACCAAAGCTTGGCTGCATAAACGCGGCGTAAAGATGGAGGAGATTGCCGAATTGGTCTTTTTCCTCCAGCAGAAATACTATCCGAATCTAACGATGGAGGAATGTATCCATAATGTTGAGCAGGTGCTGACCAAGAGAGAGGTTCAGAACGCAGTGCTGACAGGTATTCAACTGGATATTCTTGCTGAACAGGGAGCCTTGATTCCCGAGCTCCAGGATATGATCTCCAATGATGAGGGCCTGTATGGAGTGGATGAGATACTAGCCTTCTCCATCGTCAACGTCTATGGCAGCATCGGCTTCACCAATTATGGCTACGTCGATAAGCTGAAGCCGGGAGTTCTGGAACGGTTGAACGATAAATCGCTCGGTCCAGTCCATACCTTCCTGGACGATATCGTCGGTGCCATCGCTGCTTCCGCCAGCAGTCGTATTGCCCACCGCAAACAAGCGGAACGAGAGCGTGATAATGGCGAGGAATTCATTGAAGAGGACCATAAATAA
- a CDS encoding glycosyl hydrolase family 18 protein, translated as MLFRFRKKFVRAAIFLLALLLAFGPLLDSSQVYATEQEPTDSQIEIVQPEEQEPSEPAVELTQPENEAIDASTVLSSDSDSEVKSGPTNLAIEELSHNQVVLKWDFIEGEANDIDIWNADTGSYITWGNLWTRSIPGLTPETTYRVYITWNKDRPSKEYKSNILEFTTPADMSEYKDPPLTPPSYLKLTDLNEQAVTLNWGASPEATGYDLYVNGVWKTGTWENTATSVTYSLGNQIEVGTKFTFTVGAQKAGVLPSVDSNAVTITWGTLESPQDLQVITATRQTVSLGWAPVPGATSYDVYMDGTFLGSSEVNRYVASGLVEGKSYSFAVVAKNKLWESPMSAATTAVPGSDYTLVSYYMAWSVYEREYYPEDVDVSRMTHINYAFADLCWKKSGSGGVECQNEDIPLQQDYVFDGEIIVGDTEVDLENFAKFRAIRDAHPNLKLMASVGGWSWSKNFSNMAADEITRRAFANSVVEFLREYQLDGIDIDWEYPVEGGEESNSRRPEDKQNFTLMMSALREALDAAGSEDGKYYLLSMASGQGDNFVINADFANSAAYLDYINIMTYDFSGSWQTIANHNAPLYYDKKLPTENAPRNNVRGGLLGHLNGGVPNYKLVVGIPFYGKGWEGCPTGGEYQTCAKPSTSFGSWETGIFDYSDLDSNYVNKNGYDRYWNEAAKVAYLYNPEKQIFITYNDENSMLYTASLVKSLDIAGTMNWEISGDRDNKLVTVLNEALPIDGKVNDRELPAPKLPTVVSKSSKSVQVKWDAVEGAHAYEIYVDNQFTGYSDTTSYTVGALTPATNYNIHVLAIDRDGEKFNRVSAASESLNVKTDTDSGSPSGPSSPSGGGSSSGGGSTPTPQPESKDKGTLPLKIVKEGEKAIVTLPVADTVKSIKNAQTTSFKLIIEEGLKQAEITLPQEVIAALAELDNSSLTVVLNGMEFSFPVSMFPTGTMVKLTLGAIDPSLEGALQALLAGKKTYGQPFELKLEKISADGKTTEPLSFGNIYVSGKVSFNATGVNTGRIAGVGYIPGKDHLHAVPALFGKNADSITAELKLNANGIFTLIDNGGSGFQDNLEWAAQDISSAVTKMIASGDSTDQFGAKRNITRAEVIAMIVRGLGLIPQENSTAPYADVSLDSLYAEEIAVAKQAGLVQGRSADRFDPNAAITRQELAVMLANAMKYAGKSSTADTSVLAGFKDSQEISAYAQSSMALMVEQNIMKGVSANSLSPSTNVTKAQMAVTVMRMLRSLGLSN; from the coding sequence TTGCTTTTTCGTTTTCGTAAAAAGTTTGTTAGGGCTGCTATCTTTCTTCTAGCCCTCCTCTTGGCCTTTGGGCCATTGCTTGATTCCTCGCAAGTTTATGCTACTGAGCAAGAGCCTACAGATTCACAGATTGAAATTGTCCAGCCTGAAGAGCAAGAACCTTCCGAGCCAGCTGTAGAACTTACCCAACCTGAGAATGAAGCTATTGATGCTTCCACAGTATTAAGCAGTGATTCAGATTCCGAAGTAAAGTCGGGACCAACGAATCTTGCGATAGAAGAGTTGTCCCATAACCAAGTCGTATTAAAGTGGGATTTCATCGAAGGTGAAGCTAATGATATCGATATTTGGAATGCTGATACGGGGAGCTATATCACTTGGGGAAACCTCTGGACCAGATCTATTCCCGGTCTTACACCGGAGACTACGTATAGGGTGTATATTACCTGGAATAAAGATAGGCCCTCGAAAGAGTACAAGAGCAATATTCTAGAATTTACTACACCCGCCGATATGAGTGAATACAAGGACCCTCCTTTGACTCCGCCAAGTTATTTGAAATTAACCGATCTCAATGAACAAGCTGTAACTTTGAACTGGGGTGCCAGCCCTGAGGCAACTGGCTATGATCTGTATGTGAACGGCGTTTGGAAAACGGGGACCTGGGAGAATACAGCAACTTCTGTCACCTATTCGCTTGGTAATCAGATTGAAGTAGGCACCAAGTTCACCTTCACCGTCGGGGCTCAGAAAGCGGGGGTTCTGCCGTCTGTTGACAGCAATGCGGTGACGATCACCTGGGGAACGCTGGAGTCTCCGCAGGATCTACAAGTGATCACGGCGACTCGTCAGACCGTCTCCTTGGGATGGGCGCCCGTTCCGGGAGCAACGTCTTATGATGTCTATATGGATGGCACCTTCCTAGGCAGCAGTGAGGTTAATCGCTATGTAGCGAGTGGTCTTGTGGAAGGCAAGTCTTACTCTTTTGCCGTAGTGGCCAAGAACAAGCTGTGGGAATCTCCTATGAGCGCCGCGACAACGGCCGTACCGGGCAGCGATTATACATTAGTGAGCTATTATATGGCATGGTCCGTATACGAGAGAGAGTACTATCCGGAAGATGTTGATGTATCGAGGATGACTCATATCAACTACGCTTTCGCAGATCTTTGCTGGAAGAAGTCTGGCTCTGGGGGAGTTGAATGCCAGAACGAAGATATTCCACTACAGCAGGACTATGTTTTCGACGGTGAGATTATCGTAGGTGATACTGAAGTCGATCTGGAGAACTTTGCGAAATTCCGGGCGATCCGTGATGCACATCCGAACCTGAAGTTGATGGCATCTGTCGGAGGCTGGTCCTGGTCGAAAAATTTCTCCAATATGGCTGCGGATGAAATTACCCGCCGTGCTTTTGCCAATTCTGTAGTGGAGTTCCTAAGAGAATATCAGCTGGATGGAATTGATATCGACTGGGAGTATCCGGTTGAAGGAGGGGAAGAGTCGAACTCCAGAAGGCCGGAAGACAAGCAAAATTTCACCTTGATGATGTCTGCACTGCGGGAGGCACTGGATGCGGCAGGGTCTGAGGACGGGAAGTATTATCTGCTGTCCATGGCCTCGGGACAAGGCGATAACTTTGTGATCAATGCCGATTTTGCCAATTCAGCGGCTTATCTCGATTACATCAACATTATGACATATGACTTCAGCGGCAGCTGGCAGACGATAGCGAACCATAATGCTCCGCTGTATTATGACAAGAAGCTGCCTACAGAAAACGCGCCAAGAAATAACGTAAGAGGCGGGCTGCTGGGTCACTTGAACGGCGGCGTGCCGAATTATAAGCTGGTTGTGGGTATCCCTTTTTATGGGAAGGGTTGGGAAGGTTGTCCTACAGGCGGTGAATATCAGACTTGCGCCAAGCCTTCAACCTCCTTCGGCAGCTGGGAAACGGGAATATTTGATTACTCAGATCTGGACAGCAATTACGTAAATAAGAATGGCTATGACCGTTATTGGAATGAAGCGGCCAAGGTGGCGTATCTGTACAATCCGGAGAAGCAAATTTTTATTACCTACAATGATGAAAACTCCATGCTATATACTGCCTCACTGGTAAAATCGCTTGATATCGCCGGGACGATGAACTGGGAAATTAGCGGTGACCGGGACAATAAGCTGGTTACCGTGTTGAACGAAGCCCTGCCGATTGATGGCAAGGTAAACGATCGAGAATTACCAGCACCAAAGCTGCCAACAGTCGTGTCTAAATCTTCTAAGTCTGTACAGGTGAAATGGGATGCCGTAGAAGGGGCACATGCCTATGAGATTTATGTAGATAACCAATTCACGGGCTATTCCGACACAACAAGCTATACGGTAGGAGCATTAACACCTGCTACCAATTATAATATTCATGTTCTGGCGATCGATCGGGATGGCGAGAAGTTTAATAGAGTTTCCGCAGCGTCTGAGAGTCTTAATGTGAAGACAGATACGGATTCGGGTTCACCTTCCGGACCGTCCTCTCCATCGGGCGGCGGTTCCAGCTCTGGGGGAGGATCTACACCTACACCTCAACCAGAATCCAAAGACAAGGGAACGTTACCGCTGAAGATCGTTAAGGAAGGCGAGAAAGCTATCGTCACCCTTCCCGTCGCAGATACGGTAAAATCCATTAAAAATGCACAGACGACTTCCTTCAAGCTCATCATTGAGGAAGGATTGAAGCAGGCGGAAATTACGTTGCCGCAAGAGGTGATCGCGGCACTTGCCGAACTCGATAATTCCAGTCTAACCGTTGTCTTGAACGGAATGGAATTCAGCTTCCCGGTGTCAATGTTCCCTACCGGGACTATGGTTAAGCTGACGTTAGGTGCGATTGATCCTTCGTTGGAAGGAGCATTGCAAGCACTACTAGCTGGTAAGAAAACCTATGGGCAACCTTTCGAGCTCAAGCTCGAGAAGATATCTGCTGATGGCAAGACAACTGAACCGCTCTCCTTCGGTAATATTTATGTGAGTGGCAAAGTGAGCTTCAATGCAACGGGCGTTAATACCGGACGCATAGCAGGGGTAGGCTATATTCCGGGGAAGGATCATCTGCATGCTGTACCGGCCTTGTTCGGGAAAAATGCCGATTCGATTACGGCCGAGCTGAAATTAAATGCTAACGGTATTTTCACACTGATCGATAATGGAGGTTCCGGCTTCCAGGATAATCTGGAGTGGGCGGCTCAGGATATTTCATCGGCTGTCACGAAGATGATCGCTTCTGGCGATTCCACTGACCAGTTCGGAGCGAAACGCAATATTACACGTGCCGAAGTGATCGCCATGATCGTCAGAGGGCTGGGACTTATTCCACAAGAGAACAGTACAGCGCCTTACGCTGACGTAAGTCTGGATTCCTTATATGCTGAGGAAATTGCAGTAGCGAAGCAGGCAGGCCTGGTCCAGGGGAGATCCGCAGATCGCTTTGATCCGAATGCGGCGATTACTCGTCAGGAACTGGCGGTGATGCTGGCCAATGCGATGAAATACGCTGGCAAGAGTAGCACAGCTGATACCTCTGTGCTGGCAGGATTTAAAGATAGCCAAGAGATCTCAGCCTATGCGCAGAGCTCTATGGCACTGATGGTAGAGCAGAACATTATGAAGGGAGTCTCCGCCAACTCCTTGTCACCAAGCACGAATGTGACGAAAGCACAAATGGCCGTAACAGTCATGAGAATGCTTCGGTCACTTGGCTTATCGAATTAG
- a CDS encoding XTP/dITP diphosphatase, with product MGLDGNVIIVATRNQGKVREFAHALGFLNKSVKSMYDFPDVPEVIEDGETFADNARKKAKEVGDRLGQPVLADDSGLCVDQLDGEPGVYSARYAGEAASDEANNEKLLKALERIQQGEDTDQPLLSTARFVCHLALYDPATDQFIEAEGSVDGWITAERAGSGGFGYDPLFYLPEYEKTMAELSIAEKQAISHRGAALRQLAEKLEQRSR from the coding sequence GTGGGCTTGGACGGAAATGTAATTATTGTAGCCACCCGCAATCAGGGCAAGGTTCGTGAGTTTGCGCATGCGCTTGGATTCCTGAACAAGTCGGTGAAGAGCATGTACGACTTCCCCGATGTGCCAGAGGTCATTGAGGATGGAGAGACGTTCGCGGATAATGCGCGCAAGAAGGCCAAGGAGGTAGGCGACCGGCTTGGGCAGCCTGTGCTTGCAGATGACTCTGGCCTGTGCGTGGATCAATTGGACGGAGAACCAGGCGTCTATTCAGCCCGCTATGCCGGGGAAGCGGCTTCGGATGAAGCCAATAATGAGAAGCTGCTGAAGGCGCTGGAACGCATCCAACAGGGTGAGGATACCGATCAGCCGCTGCTCAGCACGGCGAGGTTCGTCTGCCATCTGGCCTTATACGATCCGGCTACCGATCAATTTATTGAGGCGGAAGGCTCGGTAGACGGCTGGATTACGGCGGAACGTGCAGGCTCAGGAGGCTTCGGTTATGATCCGCTGTTCTATCTGCCTGAGTACGAGAAGACGATGGCGGAATTGAGCATCGCGGAGAAGCAGGCGATCAGCCATCGCGGTGCGGCACTAAGACAACTGGCTGAGAAGTTGGAACAACGTTCACGTTAA
- the rph gene encoding ribonuclease PH: MRPNGRKVNERRPMKLTVNINKYAEGSVYIEVGDTKVICTATVDEKVPMFMKGQGKGWITAEYSMLPRATQTRNQRESARGKLSGRTMEIQRLIGRSLRSVVDLHALGERSVTVDCDVIQADGGTRTASITGAFVAMAFAINKLVQKHNLTTFPIKDFLAAVSVGIVGENIVLDLEYEEDSKAKVDMNVVMTGQGQFVEVQGTGEENPFSRQELDRMLELAEQGINEMILQQQEVLGSIALKIRGDETGGQA; this comes from the coding sequence ATGAGACCTAACGGACGTAAAGTGAATGAGCGGCGGCCAATGAAATTGACCGTAAACATAAATAAATATGCAGAAGGCTCTGTGTATATTGAGGTTGGCGATACGAAGGTAATCTGCACGGCGACTGTTGATGAGAAGGTTCCCATGTTCATGAAAGGACAGGGCAAAGGCTGGATTACAGCAGAGTATTCGATGCTGCCTCGGGCGACGCAGACCCGGAATCAGCGTGAATCGGCGCGCGGCAAGCTTAGCGGCCGGACAATGGAAATTCAGAGACTGATCGGTCGTTCACTGCGCTCGGTCGTCGATCTTCATGCCCTTGGAGAGCGCTCCGTTACGGTTGACTGCGATGTAATTCAAGCGGATGGTGGTACGCGGACCGCATCGATTACCGGTGCGTTTGTCGCGATGGCATTTGCTATTAATAAGCTTGTACAGAAGCATAATCTGACTACGTTCCCGATTAAGGACTTCTTGGCTGCTGTCAGCGTCGGGATTGTCGGAGAGAATATAGTACTGGATCTCGAATATGAAGAGGATTCCAAAGCCAAGGTCGATATGAATGTGGTTATGACTGGACAAGGTCAGTTCGTTGAAGTACAGGGAACCGGAGAAGAGAATCCATTCTCACGGCAGGAGCTTGATCGTATGTTGGAATTAGCGGAGCAAGGAATTAACGAGATGATACTGCAACAGCAAGAAGTCCTAGGGTCCATTGCCCTCAAAATTCGCGGAGATGAGACTGGAGGACAAGCATAG
- a CDS encoding GerMN domain-containing protein: MKWNRQIRNSAMVSMLALPIVLSGCSMFGTGSSSQIDPPPSDIEAQMMQGAGIDGQTSLTAGGAVSTVYLQNDHGLLAPVSLHLPQGENATAKTMAALEALVSEGTYAKLLPAGFKGVLPKGTEVKAVTLKPDEKLAVVEFSKEFANYSAADERKIAEALTWTLIDNPEIQNVQVWMDGAKLNEMPVGGMPLDRPLNRSLGINLQLDNEINLSQSSPVTIFFSAATQEGTAYFVPVTRFVPYGSDLVASAVDELIKGPLKGDGLENVVTQNTSFDGVERSDNGVVTVSIEDDMFDPGEKLPAQMMQSLVLTVSENSAQDKVRIWFNGEKEVFGTDNQDYGQPVLRPQVINDIPL; the protein is encoded by the coding sequence ATGAAATGGAACCGCCAGATTCGAAATTCGGCCATGGTCAGCATGCTGGCCCTGCCGATCGTGTTATCAGGCTGCAGCATGTTTGGTACAGGCTCCTCATCACAGATTGACCCTCCGCCTTCAGATATTGAAGCGCAAATGATGCAAGGGGCTGGCATTGACGGTCAGACAAGCCTTACGGCAGGAGGAGCAGTATCGACGGTGTATTTGCAGAATGATCATGGTCTGCTCGCCCCGGTCTCACTGCATTTGCCGCAGGGAGAGAATGCTACGGCGAAGACGATGGCGGCGCTGGAAGCACTAGTCAGTGAGGGAACTTATGCCAAGCTGCTTCCCGCCGGCTTCAAGGGAGTGCTCCCGAAGGGCACAGAAGTGAAGGCGGTGACGCTGAAGCCGGATGAGAAGCTGGCAGTCGTTGAGTTCAGTAAAGAATTCGCCAATTACTCCGCTGCAGATGAGCGAAAAATTGCCGAGGCGCTAACATGGACCTTGATCGACAATCCCGAGATTCAGAATGTACAGGTATGGATGGATGGCGCCAAGCTGAACGAAATGCCGGTAGGTGGTATGCCGCTGGACAGACCGCTGAATCGCTCGCTCGGAATCAACTTGCAGCTCGACAATGAGATCAACTTGTCGCAATCCAGTCCGGTAACGATCTTCTTCTCCGCAGCAACACAGGAAGGGACAGCTTACTTCGTTCCGGTTACACGGTTCGTACCTTATGGTAGCGACCTTGTTGCTTCTGCTGTCGATGAACTGATCAAAGGACCGCTCAAGGGGGATGGACTTGAGAATGTAGTAACCCAAAATACATCGTTTGATGGGGTTGAACGTTCTGACAACGGGGTAGTCACCGTATCGATTGAGGATGATATGTTCGATCCTGGGGAGAAGCTGCCGGCGCAAATGATGCAGTCGCTTGTGCTCACGGTATCGGAGAATTCAGCTCAGGACAAGGTCCGGATATGGTTCAACGGGGAGAAGGAAGTATTCGGAACGGACAATCAGGACTATGGGCAACCGGTGCTGCGGCCACAGGTGATCAACGATATACCGTTATAA